The DNA region CGGGCTGGTGCCCGCCGCGCTCGGCTCCGACGGGGCGGGGTCCATCCGCATCCCCGCCGCCTGGACCCACCTCGTCGGCATCAAACCGCAGCGCGGCCGGATCTCCGTACACCCCTACGACGACGCCTTCCAGGGCCTCACCGTGAACGGCCCCCTCGCCCGTACGGTCGCCGACGCCGCCCTGCTGCTGGACGCCGCCGCCGGGCCCCACCCCGGCGACCCGCACCGCCCGCCCGCCGTCGACGCCTTCGGCGCCGCGCGCCGCGATCCCGGCAGGCTCCGCATCGGCCTGGCCCTGCGCCCGCCGCTCACCCTCACCCGTACCGCACCGCACCCGGAGGTGGTGCGTGCCGTCACCGCGCTCGCCGAGGCCCTGGCCCGCCTCGGCCACCAGGTCGAGGAGGCCCGCCCCCGCTACGGGCTGATCGGCCTCGCCTTCGTCCCCCGCGCCACCGCCGGCATCGCGGAACGCGCGGCGTCGCATCCCGAACCCGGCCTCCTGGACCCGCGCACCCGCAGCGCCCTGCGCACCGGGACCCGGCTCGGCGGGCGCGTCGTCCGGGCGGCCCGTGCCCGTGAGGTGCGCCAGCACCGCAGGATCGGCGACTTCTTCGACCGGGGCGCGGGGGTGTCCGGCAGCGGGCACGGATCCGGATTCGACGTGCTGCTCACCCCGACCACCGCCGCCCCGCCGCCCCGGATCGGGGCCCACGACGGCCTGAGCGCCTGGCGTACCGACCTCGCCATGACCGCCGCCTGCCCGTACGCCTGGCCCTGGAACGTGCTGGGCTGGCCCGGGATCAACGTCCCGGCCGGCTTCACCCGCGACGGACTGCCGGTCGGTGCCCAGCTCCTGGGGCCCTCCCGCAGCGAGGCCCGGCTCATCTCGCTCGCCGCGCAACTGGAGGCCGACCGGCGCTGGTACGAGCACCGGCCCCCGGTTCCGGACACGCCCACGGCCGGCGGGCGCTGACCGCTGCCCAGGCGTCCGCGCGGACTTCCCGGCGGTGGCCCGGGAGGCACACACCGCCGGACGGCAGGCCGCCGGCCCATTCCGGGCCGAGATGAGTGCGGGCCCCTGTGGAGAGGGGAACGGTCACGAGATATCTTGATGTCAAGCAATGTTGCAGACGTGGAGCGGAGCACCCGGTGACTGACTCGACCATCATCTATACGCACACCGACGAAGCCCCTGCCCTGGCGACGTACTCGTTCCTGCCCGTCGTCGAGGCGTACGCCGCGACCGCGGGAGTCACGGTGGAGAGCCGTGACATCTCGCTGGCCGGACGCATCATCGCCAGTTTCCCGGAGCGTCTGAAGGCCGACCAGCGTATCGATGACGCACTCGCCGAGCTCGGCGAGCTGGCCAAGGCTCCCGGCGCCAACATCATCAAGCTGCCGAACATCTCGGCGTCCATCCCGCAGCTGAAGACGGCGATCGCCGAACTGCAGGCGCAGGGCTACGCGCTGCCGGACTACCCGGACGACCCCAGGACCGACGAGGACAAGGACGTCCGCGCACGCTACGACAAGGTCAAGGGC from Streptomyces sp. NBC_01754 includes:
- a CDS encoding amidase, yielding MSSAAEPVRRARAGGPRPPGSPADPPGLAESARRLADGGTTSVALVGAVLSRVEAGRDTLNAFRHLRADAALAEAAEADRRLAAGERLPLLGVPVAVKDDTDVAGMPTYFGCDGALPPATADGEAVRRLRAAGAVVVGKTNSCELGQWAFTEGPAFGATRNPWNPAHTPGGSSGGSAAAVAAGLVPAALGSDGAGSIRIPAAWTHLVGIKPQRGRISVHPYDDAFQGLTVNGPLARTVADAALLLDAAAGPHPGDPHRPPAVDAFGAARRDPGRLRIGLALRPPLTLTRTAPHPEVVRAVTALAEALARLGHQVEEARPRYGLIGLAFVPRATAGIAERAASHPEPGLLDPRTRSALRTGTRLGGRVVRAARAREVRQHRRIGDFFDRGAGVSGSGHGSGFDVLLTPTTAAPPPRIGAHDGLSAWRTDLAMTAACPYAWPWNVLGWPGINVPAGFTRDGLPVGAQLLGPSRSEARLISLAAQLEADRRWYEHRPPVPDTPTAGGR